GTGCTTCCTTTCTTAGTGCGAGGCACAGATCCCTGTGGAAAGGGACTGGTCCAAACAGGGAAGGAACCTCCAGATCGACTCCATTCAAaaaaggaacggggggggggggggaggagagaaagggcaCCTTGCGTCCGTGGCTTCATTCTGCAAGTCCCTATCAGGGCTTGTCATGTCCTCAACTTTCGAACTGTCACAATTTCCGTGGCTGTACATTGGCCCCTTTACCATGCAGTTGAGATGTATCTGAAAGAGATGCAAAAGAAGAACTATTACTGTCCCCGCCCCAGCAGTGGAAGCTCCAAACATTTAGTTTACCAAATGATTAGCAAGCATTACTAGCCATAAGCTACTAAAGAGTTTAATTAATAGAGACATTGACAGACAGTTAGGGATGATCActgcagtaaaaaacaaacaaacctgtgacTGAAAAACTGAAGTTCTGCAAACAGAACTGGATCCTCAAATGATTACAGCTTGGGCCTTGGTGTCCTTTGTACTGCATCATGGGACAGTAAGGCCTCCTCAAGCATTTGGCAGGGaccaaaaaagaggaagaaggatAGGagtgaaggaggaaaaaaattggTTCCCATGTTCCCAAAGTTTAGGTTCCCCAAGCTAAGTTCTCTCTCATCCTGGGTCTTGTGGGCAGGCAAAAACACACCCAAGACACTTCTTGATATCACGTATGGTTGGTGGGTAAGCCTAGTTCACAATAGTGTATCACTGGTGTAATCAAGTACTGATGACTTGTGGATGATTTGTCTTAAACATGCAGCAAAATGTGGTGACAAAATCTGTAGAGTTCCAGGATGGTATACAATGCACTGTACTCCTTGTACAGGTGAAGGAATGGCATACTGTGCTAAGTAAAAGCAAATCCTTTCATACAACAGGGAGGCTACAACCCCTCTTCaatgaatgcttttaaaaaagaaaatttaaatgtGCCAAGCACTAACAGTCCATTCTACGACCATGTTGCACTACAGATGTAGACTAAGacaaaagcacagcagctgagGCAAAAGGAGAGAGTTCTTCCTGTGGCAGCTCCTTTGCAGGTTGCTATTTGGCACAGCACTCTGTGTGTGATGCACACTTGCAAAGTTCAGCCTGTAGACCTCAAGCATGACAGCAAAATCCATCCTCTGGAGGAGGGGTGGACGTTGCTGGACTCAAACTTTCAttaaccccagccagcaaggctcaTAGTCAGGGGGCCTGGAACATCTAGGGGGCCACAGTCCCTCTACCCCTGCTCTGGAACATATTCCAAAGCATGTTTCCTCAAGGTCAGCTTACAAAGCTCCAGCTATCAACCCATTCAACTGCATCCAGGGGACCTCAAAAGCTCCTGCACCAATACGTGCTACTCCCCTGGCCACTGGAAAGCAATGAGGTGGATTTCCTTTGGGAAAGGTTTCCTGAATGTGGGTCTTCCAAGGGAGTAATatttttactctgagtaaaaaagaacaacaaagtagcaacaacccccccccctccggtcAAGCTGAGGAAGTTCCTCAAGGCCTACAAAGGATTTGCTGAAATTCAGTGTTTTGAGCTTTTGAATAAAAGCTAACAATAACTGCACTCTATGCTGTTATCTGAAGTATTGTTACTCTGCAGTGATGTATTCCTAAACAATGTAAATGCTATTTTTACACTCTGAGTATGTAAGATACCCAAGGCAGTGAATGAAGGGTTGGAGCTCATcagtagggcatctgctttgcatgcaaaaagttccAGCCTCAATCAGCAACCTCTCCTGAAACCTTGGAAGAGCCTCTGCCCGCCAGTGTAGACCAACGGTCTGACTGTGAACGAAGACAGCCTTCTATGTTCTCCACAAGGTCCAAAGCAATTAAAGCATCACAATTTAAAATTACGTTTAGAATACACAACACAGCAGCACAAACCCCCTCCGCAACAAacagaagtagcagcagcagcacaagttATTAGCAACAACTTTGcaataaaaacaagcaataaattaattagcagggaggggggcaggggaaaCAACCAAGTTGCCATGGCACCATGTTCTGCACTTTCAGAGAGATTGGGCAACCTACAGAAATGACCTCCTAAATGGGAACAAACACATCCCCAAGTGACTTCTATGTTGAAAGTTTAACAAGAGGCTGCCAACTGCCATATAGTTCCTCTGAACACCTAGAGCATCCATGTCTTGTTTCAAGGCTTTAGAAAACAGGTTGCTGAACCTTTTCTGAACAGAGGGCTGCACTGAGCCACAGCCAATCCTCCAAGGGATACATGCCAAAATGGGCATGGCAGAAAAAGAGAAACCttgtttctatttctttctttaaaaaaagaaagaaagaaatatattagTGATACATAAGGTGGAGGCCACAACCAGCATGTAGGGAACTGTTATTATTGGAATTAATgtttccttcttcccctccctaCCCGCAAAAGTAATTCCTTGTCTTTCAACTAAAAATATTAAAGCCTACTTGAAGAACTTCCTACACCAAAATTCTTGCTTCCTCTCCATTCATTTCCTTAGAAATCATTGCCAAATGAAAAAAATTATGCTCCCACCCCCTAAGTTACTTTATTGACCTCCACATTAATTACTCCCTTTTCCCATCATGAAGaactccccctctttctttcctctccgtTTCTGCTCCCCACTAGCTCATTTAGTGCTCACCACTCAATTTACCGCTGGGTTAAAGCGCAGCTTTGATGCTTCGTCCCACTTAATGCTGGAAGGCTTTCAACATTTCTTGGGACTGATCAGTCAAGACCAGCTCCCCTTTGGCAGTTAGAGCGTCAGTGTTACCGGAAATAAAGACATTAAGATTGACGAGGGCTCAAGAAGTCCAGTGAACACAGACATTTGCAGCTCAAAAAGAAGGTGGACGTCTGAGGAACACTTAAAGGAAATCCtttgaaaaacatttaaaactctcATTGAGGCAAAATTGCAAGACCTGCGGAAACTAAGCCCCCCACCTTGAAAAGTGTCCAATATTGCGGGTTCTCCATGGGCCACTGAAAATATCTTGGGGGCCACATAGAGCAGACAGGCCATGGGGTAGCCACCCATGTTAAAAGCCAGCCCAGCCCTGTATTTGTGCCATGTGGGCAACAGTTAATCCACATGTGTGTTTCACAGAAAgaaaggcctggggggggggaaagtaaaaTAGTAGCCTGGGGCTTTTCTGAGAAAGCAGCTGTATGTAGtttggtggcagagcatctaccTTGTATTCAGAAGACCTCGGGTTTaatcctggcatcttcaggcaggggtggggggagaaccctgcctgaaaacatggccagtcagtgcagataatagtgagctagacagaccaatgatctgattctgtttaagacagcttcctaaTATTTAAGGGGAAGGTTATttaagcttcctgtgttccagcaCAGCTTCAATAAAAGAAATGGATGGCAGTAGAGTATTAGGGCCTACAATCCATCCTGGGCTTTACAGAGGCTTCCTAAACCATGGGAGTTGTGAACCTGGAGTCAATGGCAAGGGTGGCGGCTCCCTTGCTGCAAAGCAGGAGCGCACCTGCAGGGTGACTCACGAGTGCAGAAgacaaacaacagcagcagcagcagcagcagcaacagcagcagaggagTTACCTGTCAGGCTGTGTGCTAAATGGGCAGGCAGCACTGAGAGTGGGAGGGGCGCTGCCTGGCGCAGGCTGGAAGGCAAGCCAGCCAAAAGACCTagaaaatggggaagaggagagaaagagaaagaaaggagaggaaaaggaggaggaggatggaataAAGGAGAAACAAATGTACGTTGAAGACAGAaacaagcagaagaagaagatgccTGCAGGTGGATTCTAATGAAGAAgagctgcccctccctccccaatgtCTGTCAAGTTCTGCAGCCAACAATCAAGTGGAACTAGTTCAACTGATGGGCTACAAAGCACAATTCAGTTCAAGCTGAGACTTGTTggggaaaagaggaaagaagCCTGGCTTGTCCAACCAGTGCTGGTTGTGGAGCTTGACATTCAGCAGAGCCCCTGCAAACCAAGAGTGGGTTAATAATCCCTGTGCATGAAATGCACAGCCCAATGCATGAAATGACTCTACTGAAAAGCAACTGATCTAGGCCAATGTAAGGGATATATAGTATAGATTTGTGACGGCAAAGGCTCCATTCACACATACCAAGCCATCATGGAATGGTGCAGTAATCAAGGAATGGGTCACAGGGGCAAGCCATTCCTGCTGCTTTCCCATTTCCCACACCtttctttaaaattatttacACCCTACAGCACAACTGTAGCTTCTGAGTCAGCTCACAACACGAGCTCCAAAACTGCACTATAATACAACAAAGCCATAGACATCTACCAAATAAAAAAACTGCAGATTATGTTGATCCAGTACATTCAAAGCTATTGAGTgactgaacaaacaaacaaacaaggctgtTTTACCTGACACCTAAATGCAGGCACAGGCAATACCCGatgaggagcaggaggcagttCTACCACCAAAGGAAAGGCTACCTCTTCCTGGTAGGCTACCTCATCCTAAGAGGCACCCTGAGCTGAGCCACTGAGGAAGATCTCAAGGATCAGGCAGCTTCATGTGGAAGCAAGTGGGCCTTCCCATACCCTGGTAGGCCCACACCATTAAAGGCATGGGTTTGGAAACTCTGGCCTGCAGGCCAAATTAAGCCCCGCAGGGCTCACAACAGCTGTTTCCCTGGAGTGCGGGCCCCTATTTCCCTCTCAAACACTTACTGTGGCCAAGGCCATGATGGAAAGTCCCCGGGGCCGGTCCCGTGACAATGGCGTCCTTCGACACCCCTGACTTGGGGGACGATTCAGAGCTGAAGGAAATCACATGAAGAGGGAAAGAATGGATTGGCGAGATAATTCCTAGCGGGGTGGAACTCAGGGCTGGTGCCGGCAGCTTCGGGTTGCCGGGCTTGTAAGCGGGAGACAGGACGTTCAAGGAAGACGAACTGGTAAGCAGGACTGCTCCGCTGGCTCCTttctgggaaggagagagaaagcaacCATTAGAAGAGCAGAGAAACGTTCCACGATCATCAGTCATGGAAGCATGTGGCACAGAGGCTCATGCACAACCTCAAAATTCAATTAATGGGTTTCACCCTTTCCAGGAAAGAAAGTTCCCTTGCCTCCAGAAATTACTGCTGATAGCTAAGAGAAGCTGTTTTCTCCCACCCAATGCCACTTGGTGCAGGTCCTTCAAAATTGTCCCAGGCACACAGCTCTAGCAATTACTTTCCAGATTTTGAGGGGGTGGACAGCCTTGCAACACATCTCCTGAATGAAagaggacatttatttatttattggctatATTtacatctcacctttcctcccaaggagctGAAGACAGCACACATGGTTCTTCTGCCTTTATTTTGTCCTAGCCACCAACCaatgaggtaggtcaggctgagaggtaagcgactggcccaaagtcacccagtgatcttggtagccaagtgaggatttgaatcctTATCTCCCAGGTTGCACCATATTgtgccactgcaccacactggctcttgctgGCATGAGTTGGTAACAGTGAGttaaagagaagcagcagcagcagcagcagccaaatcAAGGTAGACAGGGAAGTTCAcaggacaaaaggaaaaaggaacttAGTCAGCCTCTGGGAGGGACCACTTACCGGCACAGGTGTTGAGGATGCAGTGCTGCTAACTACAGCGGGCTTCAAGGAAGAGGTCAGCAACTTGGCCACTCCTTGCGTCCCTCCGCTTGAACTGACATTCGGACCCCCCGGTGGAGCAACCAAGGTCagcttctgggagaccagggcctTCTTCACCATGGAACTTGGTGACAAGCGACTGGGAGCCTgcccaggagaaggaagagatgtGCCTGGGAGCAGGTTccccgtggaggaggaggaggaggaggaggagatctggTTTGTGGATATGCTGGACGTGGAGCCACTGGAAGAAGCCGCCATGTGACGCGACAAGGCCACAAAAGGCGACTTGAACGACTGCCCCAAGGAGCCTGGGGTGCTGGGGTGCTTCCCCGTGTAGCTCAGGGTCAGAGAAGAGGAATTGGGGGTCTTGTGGGTGCTGCCAGACCCTGGGGAGATGgtcgaagaggaggaggaggaagaagaagaatggaagccGGGCGATTTGGTGGGGGTCTTGACCTGCTGATGGAGAGGAGGCCGCTGGGGCAAAGGGGAGATGATCTTGGGACCCTGCAGCTTGACAAAgggaggggatgggggaaagtTTTTCTGCTGCTGGGAGCCCAGGGGGAACACCTTCACCTGGGGTGTTTGGACTGGGGTCGAGGTCTGGGGCCCATGAACGGTGCGTGGCAGGCTGTGATGCTTCGGCTTAGACTGGTGGGCATCCAGGATCTTGGCAGGGGGAGCCTGGCAGGAGAGTTCTCTGTAGCTGGAGCTCTCAGTCTTTTTGTCCGGAGGAGACTGGCTCAGCGCCAAGGCCTGTTCAGCCAGGAAGTTGAGTGGTGACTGCAGAGAGCTGCCAGCTGGAGATGGGGCAGGTGATGGGCTTGGCTTGGAGAAGCTCCTCTTCTCTTCCAATGTGGTCTGAATGGGGGGTTTCTCCGAAGGCAcctttggggtggtggggagggtgaAGTCAGGGCTTCCCCCTGTCTGGCTGTTAAGAACAGCCAGTTCCTTGGAGACAGCTTCCAAAGACGAGGCAGCATTGTGGATCAAGTCCTCATCCAGAGAGTCGTCCATGCTGAAAGTGGGAGGAGCAGCTgtgctgctgggagttggggTTGAACTCATGGCCAAGAGTTCTCTGGTCTGAGGGCTGAGGCCAACTGCAACTCCCTGCGACTCTGGAGAAAGCGTAACTCCGCTGCTCGAGTGGATCAAGGGCACAGGAAGGGGTGACTTCTTATCTGGCTTACCGGAGGTCTCCTGGAAGACCGAAAGGGAGATTAGACAGGTTGTAAACTTAATGCTATTTGCCCAGCTATTTTTTTCTTAGTCATTTTAAATTGAAGGAGTGTTACTTGCCCAAAGGCACTAGATAAAATGGATCACAGAAGGGGCTGTGTACATGGCTGTGCAAAGGCACAATTGGTACcaggaagaaaatattaaaatgggGTTGCTATTAAGTTAAAAGTGGCAGAGTTCTTTATACTGTACATTCTGGAGTTGTGCAATTTCAAcagcaaaattaaaagcaatgcaggaatatgaacgTCTGGAGAGAGCTTTGGATGCATCTAGACATGCATTTTCCTAGAACATGATACTTCCTGCAGCTGTAGTGCTGAATGCTGTAGAAACTACTTCACTTCTTCTATAAGGACAAAGCCTACTTGAAGGCGATTAATCTAGAAAGGATACCAATTTGCTATACCTCTTTTCCATGAAGTTTTTGGCTCAAGTCCCTCAAAGCCAGTACCTGAGCATCCTTTAACTACATTGGCTTACACTCATCTTGTTCACTTGGACCTTGGCCTCCCTTTTATTAGTTGCCTGCCCCTACCCCTGCCAAACACACACTTGAAGTCTAATGTTAGACTCCAAGGCCATCATCGCAGGGAACTAGCTGGACTTACATTGCTTTGACAATCAAATCTAGAAAAGCACCATGTAAACTCAGGGCACAAATCATAGGAGTGGGTCCTGGAGAGCTGTTTCAATGTACACAAGAAGCAACTGTATCTTCCCCATATTCTCATATGTCCCAAGAAGACGCAATCAGGGGTGAGTGCTAATAGGAGCCGAGGTATAACTGCTCACCTTTCCTTTCACCTTTGGAGGCGCCATGACTTTCTTCTTTGCTCTGTAGGGAAACAAAAGCAAGAGATTATCTTACTTCCAGGTCAGCATGATGTAACCTGCCAGGGGAGGCTACCTAGAGAACCTTAAGCCTTCTAGCGCCTAGGACAATCCCCGGGGGCCAGTTACAACTGAGACATGTGCTCAAATGGTGAACAACCTTGGggagtgttgtgtgtgtttggggtgcaGACACATATAAAGGTAAGCCACGGTTCCATGGCAGAGGACCTGGTTGGCATGCGCCAGGTCCCACCTTTAAGttgctggcatctccagttaaaagcatCTTacgtagcttgggggggggaatcagtgggaaagctgttgccagtcagtacTAGGCCATGTGGGTCAGTGACCTGActctgcacaaggcagcttcaCATGTACATTCACCAAGGATGCCTGCTGCTGTGCAGTATACAACATACTGATCCCAGTTTGTTTCTTCAAACTTTATCTGATTTTGCCAGCATTGCTATTCCACTGAAGATATGCTGGCAGTGCTATTCCACCATTTCTCATGTCTGATCcacaaataaaaaacagcaataaGGCAGAAGGCCCTGCAGAAGTTCATGTTTGTCCATGCTGGAGGATATCCACATGCACAGTTGCCATCTGAATGACAAAATGTGACCAAGGACTAAACAGCAGGAGCACAGGACAGATTTCCTGTACTGCAAGCACGGACAGATACTCACGGAATTGAAGTAAGGTGACCATGCACTCGCCTGCTTTCTTTAAAGAGGGTcctgaaaaaaggagagaggaagctgagccAGACCTGTTGGGAATCAGATCTCCAAGCAGCAGAAATGAGCCTTTCAAGCTTAAGATCCTAGTGCCTGTAGCAGAATCCTGAGAACAGAatctttctgtttttaaaaggatGTTTCTAGACCCCACTGCTGTAAAGAAAAGTTACACAAAAAAATGCAGACAGCACTTGCTGTGGGTTAGAAACCATGTATGTAAATCAAAGATGACGACGACCAACTTGAGCAGCAAGTGAGCTATCAGCAAACATACTGCAAGCCTGCATATTGTCCTTCTGAAGACCCCTTTAGCTTCTAAAATTGCTGTGACTGTTAAACATCTGGAGCAACCTCTTTTGCAGGTCTCCTTTCATCATATGCAGCTGCCTGGCCCACTGTGGCATGAGAAGCTCTACTCCCAGTCATGCCATACaacaggtagggctgggtgatatctggttttcaatatcacAATAGATCACCAAATAGACATCATAATATCCCAATATATCATGATATATATCCATGGCGGCTGAGGGCCTCCCCGTGGGGGAGAAGCGCCCCACTGCGCCTCCCCACGGAAGACAAGGGCTTCACTGGGCATCCCCACGATGGAGGAGGGCTTCACTGCACCTATCTGCAGCGGCAGAGGGCTTGACCAGGAATCCCCACAGCGGTGGAGGGCCCCATCATGGTGGATGGTGTGCTGCACTTCCATGGGGTGGCAGTGAGCTTTGCTGCACCTCCCCACAGTGGTGGAGGGCCTTGCTGCGCCTCCCCATGGCAGTTGAGGGATTTACAATGTAAGGAAGTAGTAGATTTAATAATATGGCTTCCATATACTATATATTCAACTAAATTAAAAATAGTTCAAGTGATTTACTAGTAAAGTTGCATCTGCTTCCCCACTCAGAGGTCTAAGTGGAATCTATGCATgcgtaagccccactgagttcagctcaacttctactttcctgggagtaagccccattgaattcagtagggcttgcttgtGAGTAGACAACACATTGGCTTGCACTGCTTACTGACAAACACCCTCCGCACCATTCTCACACAGTAGCCAACCTCCCATTTCAGCAGAAGGCAACCAGTTAAATCTTctcccctccatttccccctgACACAGAAGCCTCCCACCCCCGCAAAAGCCCTCATCCCATCAATCTCTCCCTTTTtatcaaagggagggagggcaagcaagcaagcaaagactTTGtgtcctttaaataaataaataaataaataaaccttcatttttaatatggaggaaagctatttaggggggaaataaacacacttcctcccttttttttttcacTAGTGAGGGAGCGTGGGTGGGTgcgagggaagaaaggaagaagtgctttccagttctttgtttaCATTCTCTGTTTACTTTTCCTCTGGATCTTCATGGGAATTGCTCCTGGATTCTTAGCTGGCTCTGCATAATTAGC
The Zootoca vivipara chromosome 14, rZooViv1.1, whole genome shotgun sequence DNA segment above includes these coding regions:
- the UBN1 gene encoding ubinuclein-1 isoform X2, encoding MTEPHRVQLTSLSGPLSTTLLKKPRREDITGTEHPPESEPAAAAVRIALTLFEPDHKRCPEFFYPELLKNTRGKGKSSSTGEKKKDIADPFNDEEKERHKAEALARKLEEKYGGKKRRRDRVQDLIDMGYGYDESDSFIDNSEAYDELVPASLTTKYGGFYINSGTLQFRQASESEDDFIKEKKKKSPKKRKLKEGGEKMKKKKKDDSYEKEKKSKKSKFPKTGFTALNASKEKKKKKYSGAPSYKEMLKKFQKEKEAQKKRDDEPKLIVPSLAETPTPREVESLPDPLLSFFGHSSDNELLQAASAMDSLTDLDLEQLFNESPEESPFHDMEDGSDPLGMGLEQDIKQPLSLPEGLPGSLEKRIEELTQAARVAEGEAKHKFFNQEMNSILLDIELQTRELNSQVRSGVYAHLASFLPCNKDTLLKRARRLYAYEQGGRMKDPLQKLKEAIGRAMPEQMAKYQEECQAHTQAKFAKMLEEEKDKDQRERVCSDDEEDDDKGGKRIMGPRKKFQWIDEIRDLLCQAVKIKLDGYDREKNKAQSMEDYVKTFLDAEVKPLWPKGWMQSRTLFKESRRVHGHLTSIPAKKKVMAPPKVKGKETSGKPDKKSPLPVPLIHSSSGVTLSPESQGVAVGLSPQTRELLAMSSTPTPSSTAAPPTFSMDDSLDEDLIHNAASSLEAVSKELAVLNSQTGGSPDFTLPTTPKVPSEKPPIQTTLEEKRSFSKPSPSPAPSPAGSSLQSPLNFLAEQALALSQSPPDKKTESSSYRELSCQAPPAKILDAHQSKPKHHSLPRTVHGPQTSTPVQTPQVKVFPLGSQQQKNFPPSPPFVKLQGPKIISPLPQRPPLHQQVKTPTKSPGFHSSSSSSSSSTISPGSGSTHKTPNSSSLTLSYTGKHPSTPGSLGQSFKSPFVALSRHMAASSSGSTSSISTNQISSSSSSSSTGNLLPGTSLPSPGQAPSRLSPSSMVKKALVSQKLTLVAPPGGPNVSSSGGTQGVAKLLTSSLKPAVVSSTASSTPVPKGASGAVLLTSSSSLNVLSPAYKPGNPKLPAPALSSTPLGIISPIHSFPLHVISFSSESSPKSGVSKDAIVTGPAPGTFHHGLGHSLLAGLPSSLRQAAPLPLSVLPAHLAHSLTGNSSAAVAAAAAAAVVCLLHS